The DNA sequence ATGGACCTGTTCCCGCACGCCCGCCGCGCCCTGCTGACCGCCTACGCCGACACCGACGCCGCGATCCAGGCGATCAACGTCGTCGACGTCGACCACTACCTGCTCAAGCCGTGGGACCCGCCGGAGGAGAAGCTCTACCCGGTGATCGACGCGCTGGTCGAGACGTGGCGCGCGGTCGGCGACAAGCCGGTCGAAGAGGTCAAGCTCATCGGCCACCGCTACAACTCGCCGTCGTTCCACCTGCGGGACTTCCTCGCCCGCAACGCCGTCCCGTACCGCTGGTACTCGGTCGACGACGACGAAGGCTGCCGGATCCTGCAGGCCGCCGAAGCGACCGAAGCCGACATCCCGGTGGTCGTCACGCCGGACGGCACCGTCCTCAAGAACCCGACCGGCGGCGAGATCGCCGACGCGGTCGGTTTGTCGACCCGTCCGGCGCAGGAGTTCTACGACCTCGTCGTGGTCGGCGGCGGCCCGGCCGGCCTGGGCGCCGCGGTGTACGGCGCTTCCGAGGGCCTGCGCACGGTGCTCGTCGAGAAGAAGGCCACCGGCGGCCAGGCAGGCACGAGCTCGCGCATCGAGAACTACCTCGGCTTCCCCGACGGCGTCTCGGGCGCGCAGCTGACCGACCGGGCGCGCCGCCAGGCCCAGAAGTTCGGCGCCGAGGTGCTGACCGCGCGCGACGTCGTGGGCCTGGAAGCCCGCGGCTCGTCCCGCGTGATCACCTTCGGCGACGGCAGCGAGATCGCCGCGCACTCGGTGATCCTCGCCAGCGGCGTCAACTACCGCGCACTGGCGGCGGACGGCATCGAGGAGCTCACCGGCCGCGGCGTCTACTACGGCTCGGCCGCGACCGAGGCGCCCGAGTGCAAGGGCGAGCACGTCTACATCGTCGGCGGCGCCAACTCGGCCGGGCAGGCCGCGGTGTTCTTCTCCCGGCACGCCAGCGACGTCACGATCCTGGTGCGCGGCGAGTCCCTCGAGGCGTCGATGTCGCACTACC is a window from the Amycolatopsis sp. cg9 genome containing:
- a CDS encoding FAD-dependent oxidoreductase; amino-acid sequence: MSQPILMTVDDDPAVSRSVARDLRRRYGKDYRVIRADSGMDALEALREIKLRGDAVAAILADYRMPQMDGIAFLEQAMDLFPHARRALLTAYADTDAAIQAINVVDVDHYLLKPWDPPEEKLYPVIDALVETWRAVGDKPVEEVKLIGHRYNSPSFHLRDFLARNAVPYRWYSVDDDEGCRILQAAEATEADIPVVVTPDGTVLKNPTGGEIADAVGLSTRPAQEFYDLVVVGGGPAGLGAAVYGASEGLRTVLVEKKATGGQAGTSSRIENYLGFPDGVSGAQLTDRARRQAQKFGAEVLTARDVVGLEARGSSRVITFGDGSEIAAHSVILASGVNYRALAADGIEELTGRGVYYGSAATEAPECKGEHVYIVGGANSAGQAAVFFSRHASDVTILVRGESLEASMSHYLIEQIAGIENIHVRTHTTVKQVHGDGHLERITLCENGVTETVDSGHLFIFIGAVPRTDWLGEAIHRDEHGFVRTGPDLVAGGQRPAGWALDRDPHYLESSIPGVFVAGDVRSQSVKRVASAVGEGAMAVTLVHRYLEEQ